A part of Roseofilum casamattae BLCC-M143 genomic DNA contains:
- a CDS encoding DUF2973 domain-containing protein: MLHLIYVFAFSTLAFIAVANLIRNLIVLGSQSTRNYPPKVEDLPSVSQNRLSQMSVPHPEFLDDTGNPIREPLLVMRSISVEDAREKLDALYNSSPEPEEK; this comes from the coding sequence ATGTTACATCTGATTTACGTTTTTGCATTTTCCACCCTGGCATTCATTGCTGTAGCCAATTTAATCCGCAATTTAATTGTTCTGGGTTCTCAGAGCACTCGCAACTATCCGCCGAAGGTTGAGGATTTACCTTCAGTCTCTCAAAATCGACTCTCTCAGATGTCTGTTCCTCATCCTGAGTTTCTTGACGATACTGGAAATCCCATCCGCGAACCTTTGCTAGTGATGCGTTCTATCAGTGTGGAAGATGCCCGCGAAAAGCTCGATGCTCTCTATAATTCGTCTCCAGAACCTGAAGAGAAGTAG
- a CDS encoding universal stress protein, with amino-acid sequence MFKRALISTDLSDGLYRLVNALPALGESGLEHIVFTHCVALEGKIPKASEEKIEWARSRLSTLRPDIPERLDVTGEVVPSSRPHEAILQIADKHQSDLIVFGANTHTLMAEKLFGSTSMNVAQHTELPIMVLRPQLISTYTSEELNLRCRNLFRYLMLPYDDSNSGKYLLERVTAYAKERPENSLEKILLVWVIDEGSRRDFSGIGLDQARAKLETVKKELEGLDLEVEVEVRKGEVIPQIFESALIHDISAIAVSSGRRNLFAEFSAPSISNKILRRSWHPIIYFSPRH; translated from the coding sequence ATGTTCAAACGCGCTCTGATCTCCACAGATTTATCTGATGGTTTATATCGTCTGGTAAATGCACTTCCTGCCCTAGGCGAAAGTGGTTTAGAACATATTGTATTTACTCACTGCGTTGCCCTTGAAGGAAAGATTCCCAAAGCGAGTGAGGAGAAAATTGAATGGGCCAGATCTCGCTTATCCACTCTTCGTCCCGATATACCCGAACGCCTCGACGTAACTGGAGAAGTTGTGCCCTCAAGCAGGCCCCATGAAGCCATCTTACAAATAGCGGACAAACATCAATCCGATCTGATTGTTTTCGGGGCAAATACTCATACGTTGATGGCGGAAAAACTCTTTGGTAGTACGAGCATGAATGTAGCTCAACACACCGAACTCCCGATCATGGTCTTGCGTCCGCAACTGATTTCTACCTATACCTCTGAGGAACTAAACCTGCGCTGTCGTAATTTGTTTCGCTACTTAATGCTGCCTTATGATGATAGCAACAGTGGGAAATACTTATTAGAGAGAGTCACTGCTTATGCCAAAGAGCGACCCGAAAACTCTTTAGAAAAAATCTTGTTAGTCTGGGTGATTGACGAGGGAAGTCGTCGCGATTTTAGCGGTATTGGTCTAGACCAAGCTCGAGCGAAACTGGAAACCGTGAAGAAAGAACTGGAAGGGTTAGATTTAGAAGTGGAAGTTGAAGTACGCAAAGGCGAGGTAATTCCACAAATTTTTGAATCAGCTCTAATTCACGATATTAGCGCGATCGCGGTTTCTTCCGGTCGCCGCAATCTCTTCGCCGAATTCTCCGCACCGAGCATCAGCAACAAAATTCTCCGTCGCAGTTGGCATCCAATTATCTATTTCTCTCCCCGTCACTAA
- the lipB gene encoding lipoyl(octanoyl) transferase LipB yields the protein MIPDGSEEIATRCCQLWQLGEVPYGQAWQWQQELVARRRETPELEDVLMLLEHPPVYTLGRGATADFLKFDRDRAPWEVYRVERGGEVTYHCPGQLVGYPIVNLCYYKRDLHWYLRQLERVVIETLAVYGLNGERIPGLTGVWVEGHKVAAIGIKVSRWITMHGFSLNVNPDLQGFRRIVPCGISDRPVGAIAQFCPGISVSQVRATVADIFARVFQVQLYEKIEKT from the coding sequence ATGATTCCAGATGGCTCGGAAGAGATCGCCACTCGCTGCTGTCAGCTCTGGCAACTTGGAGAGGTTCCTTACGGGCAAGCCTGGCAATGGCAGCAAGAACTGGTGGCCCGACGGCGCGAAACCCCCGAATTGGAAGATGTTCTCATGCTTCTGGAACATCCTCCAGTATATACTCTCGGACGGGGAGCAACGGCAGATTTTCTGAAGTTCGATCGCGATCGCGCGCCTTGGGAAGTGTATCGAGTCGAGCGGGGTGGAGAGGTAACCTATCATTGTCCGGGACAACTGGTAGGCTATCCGATTGTAAATTTATGTTACTACAAGCGCGACTTGCACTGGTATTTGCGACAGTTGGAGAGAGTTGTCATTGAAACTCTTGCGGTTTATGGCTTGAACGGCGAGCGCATCCCCGGTTTGACTGGAGTTTGGGTGGAAGGACACAAAGTGGCAGCGATTGGGATTAAGGTAAGTCGCTGGATTACGATGCATGGATTTTCTCTGAATGTGAATCCCGATTTGCAAGGGTTTAGGCGTATTGTACCTTGTGGAATTAGCGATCGCCCAGTGGGTGCGATCGCGCAATTTTGTCCCGGAATTTCAGTCTCGCAAGTGCGCGCTACAGTTGCAGATATCTTTGCACGAGTGTTTCAAGTGCAACTCTACGAGAAGATAGAAAAAACATAG
- a CDS encoding RluA family pseudouridine synthase — protein MNLPEIIHLQVEGKTDRLDRYLSAQLPALSRSRVQKLIEQGQVQIDGEVCRVKKTSLQPGDRITLIIPPVQPVDLIPEDIPLDILYEDEDLLIVNKPAGLVVHPAPGHETGTLVHAILAHCPNLKGIGGEQRPGIVHRLDKDTTGALAIAKTETALYHLQDQLKQKTARRDYLGVVHGCPSSEKGTVDQPIGRHRGDRKKMAIVPVEKGGRPSITHWQIQERLGNHTLIHFQLETGRTHQIRVHSTFLGHPLVGDLTYSRGRSLGVNLPGQALHAWRLRLQHPTKKEWIETIAPPPPEFTKLLQVLRLRRGFPVRNQTHVDIRR, from the coding sequence GTGAACTTACCAGAGATTATTCATTTGCAGGTTGAAGGAAAGACCGATCGCCTCGATCGCTATCTTTCTGCGCAATTACCCGCTCTTTCGCGCTCGCGCGTACAGAAGCTGATCGAGCAGGGACAAGTGCAGATCGATGGTGAGGTCTGTCGAGTAAAGAAAACCAGCTTGCAACCGGGCGATCGCATCACCCTCATTATTCCTCCCGTGCAACCGGTGGATTTAATTCCCGAAGATATTCCCTTAGATATTCTCTACGAAGACGAAGACTTATTAATTGTAAATAAACCCGCTGGGTTAGTCGTCCATCCCGCTCCCGGACACGAAACCGGAACCTTAGTTCATGCTATTCTCGCCCATTGTCCGAACTTGAAAGGTATTGGTGGCGAGCAGCGACCGGGAATCGTGCATCGATTGGATAAAGATACCACGGGAGCCTTGGCGATCGCGAAAACCGAAACCGCGCTGTATCATTTACAAGACCAACTGAAGCAGAAAACTGCCCGTAGAGACTATCTGGGAGTCGTGCATGGCTGTCCGTCTAGCGAGAAGGGAACCGTAGACCAACCCATCGGACGCCATCGAGGCGATCGCAAAAAAATGGCGATCGTACCTGTTGAAAAAGGCGGTCGTCCTTCCATCACCCATTGGCAGATTCAAGAACGCCTCGGCAACCATACCTTAATCCATTTTCAACTGGAAACCGGACGAACCCATCAAATTCGCGTTCACAGCACCTTTCTCGGCCATCCCCTCGTCGGAGACCTCACCTACAGTCGGGGTCGTTCTCTTGGGGTGAATTTACCCGGACAAGCCTTGCACGCCTGGCGACTGCGCCTGCAACATCCCACAAAAAAGGAGTGGATAGAAACTATTGCTCCACCACCCCCAGAATTTACAAAACTTTTGCAAGTCTTAAGATTAAGACGCGGTTTTCCGGTAAGGAACCAAACCCATGTCGATATTCGCCGTTGA
- a CDS encoding anhydro-N-acetylmuramic acid kinase translates to MTYVIGLISGTSADGIDAALVDISGSGYELDVELVAAETYGYSQELQQDILAIAAGELLSMPQLAQLDDRIARAFSQAALNIQQGHPPAELIGSHGQTVFHRPPNGTLGYSVQLGRGEAIANLSQIPTISNFRRADLAAGGHGAPLVPPIDACLLGHPTQTQCVQNLGGIGNVTYLPANSRENRDGVYGWDTGPANSLLDLAIYHLSQGRQSYDKNGEWAATGTPCQPLLETWMQDPYFQQPPPKSTGREYFGAQFWNLCQQQADDRTLAPADLLATLTEFTALSIASEYQNFLPHMPDRVLLCGGGSRNSYLKSRIAHHLSPIPVLTTDDVGLNAEFKEAIAFAVLAYWRSHGVPGNLPQVTGAQSFQLLGEVHLTSEAIATMVAS, encoded by the coding sequence ATGACCTATGTTATTGGATTAATTAGCGGAACTTCGGCAGATGGAATTGATGCCGCATTGGTCGATATTTCTGGTTCGGGATACGAGCTAGACGTGGAACTGGTAGCAGCAGAAACTTATGGGTATTCCCAAGAGTTACAGCAGGATATTTTAGCGATCGCAGCCGGCGAACTGCTCTCCATGCCCCAACTAGCCCAACTCGACGATCGCATTGCCCGAGCCTTTAGCCAAGCTGCTCTTAATATACAACAAGGTCATCCTCCCGCAGAACTGATCGGCTCCCACGGCCAAACCGTCTTTCACCGGCCGCCTAATGGTACTTTAGGATACAGCGTACAACTGGGACGGGGAGAGGCGATCGCCAACCTCAGTCAAATTCCCACCATCAGTAACTTCCGTCGCGCCGACCTCGCTGCCGGCGGCCACGGCGCCCCTCTAGTTCCTCCCATCGATGCCTGCTTGCTCGGCCATCCCACCCAAACCCAATGCGTGCAAAACCTAGGCGGCATCGGCAATGTAACCTATTTACCCGCCAACAGTCGGGAAAACCGAGACGGAGTGTATGGCTGGGATACCGGTCCCGCCAATAGCCTGCTCGATCTCGCCATATATCATCTCAGTCAAGGTCGGCAAAGCTACGATAAAAATGGAGAATGGGCAGCGACAGGAACGCCTTGTCAACCCTTACTCGAGACTTGGATGCAAGACCCCTATTTCCAGCAACCTCCTCCCAAATCCACCGGTAGAGAATACTTTGGCGCCCAGTTCTGGAACCTCTGCCAACAGCAAGCCGACGATCGCACTCTCGCTCCTGCCGATCTGCTCGCTACCCTAACCGAATTTACTGCCCTTTCCATCGCCAGCGAATACCAAAACTTTCTCCCACACATGCCCGATCGCGTTCTTCTCTGCGGTGGTGGCAGTCGCAATTCATACTTAAAATCCCGAATTGCCCATCATCTCAGTCCCATTCCCGTTCTCACCACAGACGACGTCGGTTTAAATGCCGAATTCAAAGAAGCGATCGCCTTTGCCGTCCTCGCCTACTGGCGCAGCCATGGCGTACCGGGGAATCTCCCCCAAGTGACCGGCGCTCAATCGTTTCAGCTCCTAGGGGAGGTACACCTCACTAGTGAAGCAATCGCAACAATGGTAGCATCGTAA
- a CDS encoding serine/threonine protein kinase encodes MSDPNIGRILFNRYQLVELLGKGAMGKVYLAKDQRVGGVLVAVKFLSQALLNQKMRDRFEREATTCALLGQNSLHIVRVMDYGVNDEIPFYVMEYLQGDSLSDVIREETPNLPRFLSLSRQIALGLQCAHEGIEKDGKTVPIVHRDIKPSNILVTEDNSFGELVKILDFGIAKLLQEDAGQTNCFMGTLAYSSPEQMEGKELTSSSDLYSLGVMMFQMLTGHMPLTAESHTFGAWYKTHHFQTPRSFAAVAPTLKLPQEVKNLIFGCLAKKPKDRPSSAREIVSILEKLEQDVNGSAAPPPAGTQPVKERSPSAKQTAPKPPPQPNVQVKAQPAPMHAVSQLQVVQASPAIDMTCWEQTWPKEKPLAQIVFPQVLHTKEKEPFVTLWVMLKKKEIEQRQITRLYNKTYKNFLCSISPHPMILWLTVLYDPKQGPRWLRYYIDLKTNRGKQLARLLSGKGHYCLLFFALEEPGRCADVYNVSINVSQRQRLQDWSLSSEQIPASQPTTSKQLLTKEFEKLQPKILMRLEAGASDSLF; translated from the coding sequence ATGAGTGACCCCAATATTGGCCGCATTCTATTCAATCGCTATCAACTGGTCGAACTACTTGGTAAAGGGGCAATGGGGAAAGTCTACCTGGCCAAAGACCAAAGAGTCGGGGGAGTATTGGTTGCGGTTAAATTTCTCTCCCAAGCACTTCTCAATCAAAAAATGCGCGATCGCTTCGAGCGAGAAGCCACCACCTGCGCGCTCCTCGGACAAAATAGCCTCCACATTGTCCGGGTAATGGATTATGGAGTGAACGACGAAATTCCGTTCTACGTAATGGAATATCTCCAGGGCGATAGTCTTAGCGATGTCATCCGAGAAGAAACACCAAATTTACCTCGCTTCCTCAGCCTGTCTCGGCAAATTGCCCTCGGATTGCAATGCGCCCATGAAGGTATCGAGAAAGATGGTAAAACGGTTCCAATTGTCCATCGAGATATTAAACCCAGCAATATTCTGGTCACTGAAGATAATAGTTTTGGCGAGTTAGTCAAAATTCTCGATTTTGGGATTGCCAAACTGCTGCAAGAAGATGCCGGGCAAACCAACTGTTTTATGGGAACTCTGGCTTATTCCTCTCCCGAACAAATGGAAGGCAAAGAGTTAACCAGCAGTTCCGATCTCTATAGCTTGGGCGTCATGATGTTCCAGATGCTCACCGGCCATATGCCTCTGACCGCAGAGAGCCATACCTTTGGGGCGTGGTATAAAACCCATCATTTCCAAACCCCTCGTTCCTTCGCTGCCGTTGCGCCCACTCTAAAACTACCCCAAGAAGTCAAAAACCTGATCTTCGGTTGCTTGGCAAAGAAGCCGAAAGATCGTCCCAGTAGCGCTCGCGAAATCGTGAGTATTCTGGAGAAATTAGAACAGGACGTTAATGGTTCGGCTGCTCCTCCTCCGGCTGGCACTCAACCGGTAAAAGAGCGCTCTCCATCAGCGAAACAGACTGCGCCAAAACCACCACCACAACCAAACGTCCAGGTAAAAGCACAACCAGCACCGATGCACGCAGTCAGCCAACTCCAGGTGGTGCAAGCTTCGCCAGCGATTGACATGACCTGTTGGGAACAAACCTGGCCGAAGGAGAAGCCTTTAGCGCAAATTGTCTTTCCGCAAGTATTACACACTAAGGAGAAAGAACCGTTCGTGACCTTATGGGTGATGCTGAAGAAAAAAGAGATCGAACAGCGGCAAATTACTCGACTTTACAATAAAACGTATAAGAACTTCTTGTGTTCGATTTCGCCCCATCCCATGATTTTATGGTTGACGGTTTTGTACGATCCGAAACAAGGGCCGCGATGGTTGCGATATTATATCGATTTGAAAACCAATCGAGGGAAACAGTTGGCTCGTCTCTTGTCCGGTAAGGGCCACTATTGCTTGCTGTTTTTTGCTTTAGAGGAACCGGGGCGTTGTGCTGATGTTTATAATGTGAGTATTAATGTTTCCCAGCGCCAACGGTTGCAAGACTGGTCTCTCAGTAGCGAGCAGATTCCAGCGAGTCAACCCACTACAAGCAAGCAATTACTGACTAAAGAATTTGAAAAACTCCAGCCGAAGATTTTGATGAGGCTGGAGGCGGGGGCATCAGATTCCCTGTTCTAG
- the rdgB gene encoding RdgB/HAM1 family non-canonical purine NTP pyrophosphatase: MQSFILATGNPGKLEEMQTYFTGLDLELLLKPPELEIEETGETFVDNACLKASEVAKATGEWAIADDSGLAIDALGGAPGIYSARYGNSDRDRIERVLRELDGSPNRRAKFVCAIALASPSGEIVITTEGICPGEIIQAPRGTGGFGYDPIFYLPQHQLTFAELTPEMKHQVSHRGEAFKLFLPKFRALFFNQ, encoded by the coding sequence ATGCAATCGTTTATTCTCGCTACTGGCAATCCTGGAAAACTCGAGGAAATGCAAACCTACTTCACCGGATTAGACCTCGAACTCTTGCTCAAACCCCCAGAGTTAGAGATCGAGGAAACTGGAGAGACATTTGTAGACAATGCCTGTCTCAAAGCCTCAGAAGTAGCAAAAGCGACTGGGGAATGGGCGATCGCCGATGACTCGGGACTGGCGATCGACGCTCTCGGTGGCGCGCCGGGGATTTATTCTGCTCGTTATGGAAATAGCGATCGCGATCGGATCGAGCGGGTATTGCGAGAGTTAGACGGCAGTCCAAACCGTCGCGCCAAATTTGTTTGCGCGATCGCTCTAGCGAGTCCCTCTGGAGAAATTGTCATAACTACAGAAGGAATTTGTCCCGGAGAAATTATCCAAGCTCCCAGAGGAACGGGAGGATTTGGCTACGATCCGATTTTCTACCTTCCGCAACATCAGCTTACCTTTGCGGAGTTAACCCCAGAAATGAAACATCAAGTCTCCCATCGCGGCGAAGCCTTCAAATTATTTCTCCCTAAGTTTCGAGCCTTATTTTTTAACCAGTGA
- the hpf gene encoding ribosome hibernation-promoting factor, HPF/YfiA family, whose protein sequence is MKLVIQGKNIEITDAIREYVHQKVEKAVSHFSNLTTEVDINLSVARNPRINPKQTAEVTIYANGTVIRSEESSEDLYASIDLVADKIARRLRKYKEKRYNNKHKPKEAIEVLDLVEESDNIEDLIGDRTPELPSDVVRTKYFAMPPMTVDEALEQLQLVGHDFFMFRNSQSGEINVIYERNHGGYGVIIPRNNNGHTHSRNGASAHNNGAIASNT, encoded by the coding sequence ATGAAGCTTGTTATCCAGGGAAAAAACATTGAAATTACAGACGCGATTCGCGAATACGTTCATCAGAAAGTCGAGAAAGCAGTTAGCCATTTTTCCAACCTAACTACCGAAGTTGATATTAATCTTTCCGTAGCTCGCAACCCCCGGATAAATCCCAAGCAGACCGCTGAAGTAACGATCTATGCTAACGGAACTGTCATTCGCTCGGAAGAAAGTAGCGAAGACCTCTATGCAAGTATTGACCTAGTAGCTGACAAGATTGCTCGGCGCCTGCGAAAATACAAGGAGAAACGCTACAACAACAAACATAAACCGAAGGAAGCGATCGAGGTTCTTGACTTAGTAGAAGAGTCAGATAACATTGAAGATTTAATTGGCGATCGCACCCCAGAACTTCCCTCTGATGTGGTTCGGACAAAATACTTTGCCATGCCTCCAATGACCGTTGATGAAGCTCTAGAACAATTGCAATTGGTCGGTCATGATTTCTTCATGTTTCGCAATTCCCAGAGTGGAGAAATTAACGTGATCTACGAGCGAAATCATGGTGGATATGGCGTCATTATTCCCCGTAATAATAACGGCCATACTCATAGTCGCAATGGCGCCAGCGCCCATAACAATGGCGCGATCGCATCTAATACTTAA
- a CDS encoding potassium channel family protein translates to MNIQSFGWFRRLRQSARQFAVIGLGRFGQAVCSTLYEMGYEVLGIDSREQQVTRVLNDKIVTHALVLDATDPTALKQAGVFEFDTVIVSIGEYVEESVITTLNLKEAGVKFVVSKASSNIHEKLLNKVGADWVVFPEYEMGCTLARSLTKPNILERVELDPENCIVEVLIPETFAGKTLAELNLTNEYELIVIAINKQENQLQINPNPNRPLEKGDSMVLIGKESEINRLPI, encoded by the coding sequence GTGAACATTCAGTCATTTGGGTGGTTTCGTCGTTTGCGACAAAGCGCTCGGCAGTTTGCCGTCATTGGTTTGGGGCGGTTCGGGCAAGCTGTCTGTTCGACCTTATACGAAATGGGATATGAAGTCTTGGGTATTGATTCGAGAGAACAGCAAGTCACTCGAGTTCTGAACGATAAAATTGTCACCCATGCTCTCGTCCTCGATGCCACCGATCCCACAGCCTTGAAGCAAGCTGGCGTATTTGAGTTCGATACCGTCATTGTCAGTATTGGCGAATACGTGGAAGAAAGTGTCATTACCACCTTGAATTTGAAAGAGGCTGGCGTTAAATTTGTCGTCTCGAAAGCCTCCTCAAACATTCATGAGAAACTATTAAATAAGGTCGGGGCAGATTGGGTTGTCTTTCCAGAGTATGAGATGGGCTGTACCTTAGCGCGATCGCTCACCAAACCGAATATTTTAGAGCGCGTCGAACTCGATCCGGAAAATTGTATAGTAGAAGTGTTAATTCCAGAAACCTTCGCCGGTAAAACCCTAGCAGAATTAAACTTAACTAACGAATATGAATTAATTGTTATTGCCATCAATAAGCAAGAAAATCAGTTACAGATTAATCCCAATCCCAATCGACCTCTGGAAAAAGGCGATTCCATGGTTTTGATTGGAAAAGAGAGTGAAATTAATCGATTGCCAATTTAA
- a CDS encoding NblA/ycf18 family protein, whose protein sequence is MNEPTKLSLEQQFSLRSFQSQVNQMSHEQAQEFLVKLYEQMMLRETMYQEVLKHEWGLE, encoded by the coding sequence ATGAATGAACCCACCAAATTGTCTTTAGAGCAACAATTTAGTTTGCGGTCCTTCCAAAGCCAAGTGAACCAAATGAGTCACGAACAAGCTCAAGAATTCCTGGTTAAGTTATACGAGCAAATGATGTTGCGAGAAACGATGTATCAAGAAGTGCTCAAGCACGAATGGGGTTTGGAGTAG
- a CDS encoding NAD(P)H-quinone oxidoreductase subunit 4 has product MFGNSFPWLTAIILFPLLAALAIPFISDRQGKAIRWYALSVGIIDLGMTLYVLASHYNFQQSTIQLHESYPWIPQLGLNWSLAVDGLSMPLIVLSALVTTLAIAASWNVNHRPKLFYSLMLVMYSAQIAVFAAQDLLLFFLVWELELVPVYLLISIWGGKKRLYAATKFILYTALASIFILVAALAMAFYGDTVTFDMTELANKHYPRAFELLAYAAFIIGFGVKLPIFPLHTWLPDAHSQASAPVSMILAGVLLKMGGYGLIRLNLEALPHAHAYFAPVLVILGIVNIVYGAFNAFAQGDMKRRLACSSISHMGFVLIGIASFNELGINGAMLQMLSHGLIAAALFFLAGATYERTHTLVLEKMGGLAQSMPKVFALFTVSSMASLALPGMSGFVGELSVFLGVTTSDVYSSGFKVVVIGLAAVGLILTPIYLLSMMRDLFYGAERAVVVDGWMDARPREVAIAICLLLPIIGIGLYPKVATQTYDIKTTAIAQETREVLTIVAQERSRLYSGNFYIPNVPAAKAPPLLGIMDNISSST; this is encoded by the coding sequence ATGTTCGGCAATTCATTTCCTTGGTTAACTGCAATCATTCTGTTCCCCCTATTGGCAGCCCTAGCGATTCCCTTTATTAGCGATCGCCAAGGCAAAGCCATCCGCTGGTATGCCCTGAGTGTGGGTATTATCGACCTAGGCATGACCCTATATGTCTTAGCTTCCCACTACAACTTCCAACAATCGACCATTCAACTGCACGAGAGCTACCCCTGGATTCCCCAGTTGGGACTGAACTGGTCTCTGGCTGTCGATGGCTTATCCATGCCTCTCATCGTGCTGAGCGCCCTAGTAACGACTCTGGCGATCGCCGCTTCCTGGAACGTAAACCATCGTCCCAAACTGTTCTACAGCTTGATGTTGGTGATGTACAGCGCGCAAATCGCTGTCTTCGCCGCTCAAGACTTACTCTTATTCTTCCTAGTTTGGGAATTAGAACTCGTTCCCGTCTATCTGCTCATCTCCATTTGGGGAGGGAAAAAGCGTCTCTACGCTGCGACTAAATTTATTCTCTATACCGCCCTCGCTTCGATCTTCATCTTGGTTGCCGCCCTCGCAATGGCCTTCTATGGCGATACCGTAACCTTCGATATGACCGAGCTGGCGAATAAACACTATCCCAGAGCCTTTGAGCTACTCGCCTACGCCGCCTTCATCATCGGTTTTGGCGTGAAATTGCCCATCTTCCCGCTGCATACCTGGCTTCCCGACGCTCACTCCCAAGCTTCGGCTCCCGTCTCCATGATTCTGGCTGGAGTTCTCTTGAAAATGGGCGGTTACGGTCTGATTCGACTGAACCTAGAAGCTCTGCCTCATGCCCACGCTTACTTTGCTCCCGTTCTCGTAATTTTAGGGATTGTAAACATTGTTTACGGAGCCTTCAATGCCTTTGCTCAAGGAGATATGAAGCGCCGCTTAGCATGTTCTTCCATCTCCCACATGGGCTTCGTCCTGATTGGCATCGCCTCCTTCAACGAGCTAGGAATCAACGGCGCAATGCTGCAAATGCTCTCCCACGGACTAATTGCAGCCGCTCTCTTCTTCCTCGCTGGCGCGACCTACGAGCGTACCCATACTCTCGTGTTAGAGAAAATGGGCGGTCTGGCTCAATCTATGCCGAAAGTCTTTGCTCTCTTCACTGTTAGCTCCATGGCGTCTCTCGCCTTGCCAGGAATGAGCGGTTTTGTTGGAGAACTGAGCGTGTTCTTAGGCGTAACCACCAGCGATGTTTATTCTTCCGGCTTTAAGGTGGTCGTCATTGGCTTGGCTGCGGTTGGTTTAATCCTGACTCCAATTTATCTGCTCTCGATGATGCGAGACTTATTCTACGGCGCCGAGCGCGCAGTTGTCGTCGATGGCTGGATGGATGCCCGACCTCGCGAAGTGGCGATCGCCATTTGCCTGCTCCTACCGATTATTGGGATTGGCTTGTACCCGAAAGTCGCCACTCAAACTTACGATATTAAGACTACAGCGATCGCCCAAGAAACCCGCGAAGTTCTGACTATCGTCGCTCAAGAGCGCTCTCGCTTGTACTCCGGAAACTTCTACATTCCCAATGTTCCAGCAGCTAAGGCTCCTCCTCTATTGGGAATTATGGATAACATTTCCAGTTCGACTTAA